A section of the Agarivorans litoreus genome encodes:
- a CDS encoding YHS domain-containing (seleno)protein, whose amino-acid sequence MKKLMLALLFVSGYSFAADPIYTSWFNNLAIKGYDSVAYFTENKPVEGKESFEYEWQGATWRFSSAENLAMFKAEPEKYAPQYGGYCAYAVAKGKTASIEPEQFTVLDGKLYLNYNASVQQKWTANRDDFIVSADKNWPAVLND is encoded by the coding sequence ATGAAAAAACTAATGCTCGCCTTACTATTTGTCTCCGGATACAGCTTTGCTGCAGATCCCATCTATACCTCTTGGTTTAATAACCTAGCCATCAAAGGTTACGATAGTGTGGCTTATTTTACTGAAAACAAACCAGTAGAAGGCAAAGAAAGCTTTGAATATGAATGGCAAGGCGCAACCTGGCGCTTTAGTAGCGCAGAAAACTTAGCCATGTTTAAAGCCGAGCCAGAAAAATATGCGCCACAATACGGTGGGTACTGCGCCTATGCGGTAGCCAAAGGCAAAACAGCCAGCATTGAACCAGAGCAGTTCACCGTGCTCGATGGCAAGCTTTACTTAAACTATAACGCCAGCGTGCAGCAAAAATGGACGGCTAATCGCGATGATTTCATTGTTAGTGCCGACAAAAACTGGCCAGCAGTGCTAAATGATTAA
- a CDS encoding NRDE family protein produces the protein MCTVSVLRLGQQTVITMNRDEARHRHEAGIKQQHNGDTVLVYPVDGQAGGTWFGFNNHGVVLALLNRYQDPQHAGAPTRGQIIPQALALGSSQRLEQHLATQDYQHFNPFDLLMISANDCQHFSWSGKQLSHHHLSDKAIQLSSSALNTQQVLASRKRRFQQWLKHKPSSAERVLSDIHLQQCQQNRSHSVLMDRDEAHSKSICQVRLSAQNSEFDYYPEASLQAWRQQLSQATQPLDASLLEKQQRQLSIIRSNLIDEVTL, from the coding sequence ATGTGTACTGTTAGTGTATTGCGCCTTGGCCAACAAACCGTAATTACCATGAACCGTGATGAAGCCCGTCATCGCCATGAAGCAGGCATAAAGCAACAGCATAATGGTGATACGGTATTGGTTTACCCCGTTGATGGACAAGCTGGTGGTACCTGGTTTGGCTTTAACAATCATGGGGTTGTATTAGCGCTATTAAATCGTTACCAAGATCCACAGCACGCAGGTGCGCCCACACGCGGACAAATCATTCCCCAAGCCTTGGCGTTAGGCAGTAGCCAACGCCTTGAGCAACACTTAGCTACGCAAGATTACCAGCACTTCAACCCTTTTGATCTATTAATGATATCAGCCAATGATTGCCAGCACTTTTCTTGGAGTGGTAAACAGCTTAGCCATCATCATCTTAGCGACAAGGCCATTCAGCTCAGTTCATCCGCCTTAAATACCCAACAGGTATTGGCTAGCCGAAAACGCCGCTTCCAACAATGGCTGAAACATAAACCTAGCTCTGCCGAACGAGTACTTAGCGATATTCACCTGCAGCAATGCCAACAGAACCGCAGCCACTCGGTACTTATGGACAGAGATGAAGCCCACAGCAAAAGCATTTGCCAAGTACGCCTAAGTGCCCAAAATAGCGAATTTGATTACTACCCAGAAGCTAGCCTACAAGCGTGGCGACAGCAACTTAGCCAAGCTACTCAGCCCTTAGATGCAAGCTTACTAGAGAAACAACAACGCCAACTTTCCATCATCCGTTCTAATTTAATCGACGAGGTAACCCTATGA
- a CDS encoding DinB family protein, translated as MKQLREATVEALQQVQQLVEASDGALYNQPSVHSESGIGRHVRHILDHFLALQHGLNKGSIDYNSRHRDSDIENNPSLALQLINQLCNWFLHPQSSIDERPIKVESEISLKQQQSMQFDSSLSRELCYLINHTVHHVAYAKLVAKELGLSIDNNMGIAPSTASYLRQQGN; from the coding sequence ATGAAGCAGCTGCGTGAAGCTACCGTAGAGGCACTTCAACAAGTGCAACAATTAGTTGAAGCGAGTGATGGAGCACTCTACAACCAGCCCTCTGTTCACAGTGAATCAGGCATTGGCCGCCATGTACGACACATTCTAGATCACTTCCTAGCACTACAACATGGTTTAAATAAAGGCAGTATTGATTACAACTCGCGCCATCGCGACAGCGATATCGAGAATAACCCAAGCTTAGCCTTACAACTGATCAATCAGTTGTGTAACTGGTTCCTTCACCCACAATCCAGCATTGATGAACGCCCGATTAAGGTGGAATCAGAGATTTCCTTGAAGCAGCAACAAAGCATGCAGTTTGATAGCAGTTTAAGCCGCGAACTATGCTACTTAATTAACCATACCGTACACCATGTTGCGTATGCCAAATTAGTGGCAAAAGAGCTGGGTTTATCGATAGACAATAACATGGGCATCGCACCTAGCACTGCGAGTTACCTGCGCCAACAAGGCAACTAA
- a CDS encoding lysophospholipid acyltransferase family protein — MQEKNNPFRLSMRPQWLARVIEKILGLSTLAKYYDAAPKFVDDSQTAQQFLRHTMRRLDFSLLANNPEALKNVPQEGPLLIVANHPLGGLEGVAMSELLLQVRPDLKVLTNELLANIEEFQNLFIGVDVLSQQAAKKNARGIRMSCQHLSKGGALMIYPAGMVSAINTETGQIEDRQWNNLVGRLAKRYKAHVLPCFVTGRNSKLFYLAGLLHRRLRTALLPRELINKRGREFTMQIGEVIDPKDYQNLSNEQAVTDYLRVATDLLSLPNNKKAKAAPKHPPLNLVECLPNGRQELRKQLDTLEDCILVSHRNFSVYCAPYPRLGPIMDEIALAREVTFRAAGEGTGKHLDSDQFDPHYLHLFVWDNDAHCLVGGYRLGQANEIVEQHGINALYSRSLYDFDQAYLKRMGDCLEMGRSFVVPKYQRHPRALDLLWQGIGHYVAENPQYHTLFGCVSISQEHSELAQAFISDSMISAFRAEQRYLNDVKPIVPLKVKGKVWSSKVLASLSNIAILNKLVGQCEPGKSIPILLRHYLALNGRFVCFSLNNSFNQSLDGLIIVDLRKTPEKYLRRYLGQTGSERFLNKWRTNEAAA, encoded by the coding sequence ATGCAGGAAAAAAATAATCCATTTAGGCTGAGCATGCGCCCACAGTGGTTAGCTAGAGTGATAGAAAAGATCTTGGGCTTAAGCACTTTAGCCAAGTACTACGATGCTGCTCCTAAGTTTGTAGATGACAGCCAAACAGCACAACAGTTTTTGCGTCATACCATGCGCCGCTTAGATTTCTCGCTACTCGCCAACAACCCTGAGGCACTTAAAAATGTGCCGCAAGAAGGTCCGCTACTGATTGTGGCTAACCATCCTTTGGGCGGCTTAGAAGGCGTAGCAATGAGCGAATTATTGCTACAAGTGCGCCCCGACTTAAAAGTGCTCACAAATGAACTGTTAGCCAATATAGAAGAGTTTCAAAATCTGTTTATTGGCGTAGACGTGCTCTCACAGCAAGCCGCCAAGAAAAATGCCCGCGGTATTCGCATGTCTTGCCAGCACTTATCTAAGGGGGGAGCATTAATGATTTACCCCGCTGGCATGGTGTCAGCCATCAATACCGAAACGGGTCAAATAGAAGATCGCCAGTGGAACAATTTGGTTGGGCGTTTAGCCAAACGTTATAAGGCGCACGTATTGCCTTGTTTTGTTACAGGGCGTAATTCCAAGTTGTTTTATCTCGCTGGTTTATTGCATCGCCGTTTACGTACAGCCCTTCTACCAAGAGAACTAATAAACAAACGTGGTCGTGAATTTACCATGCAAATTGGCGAGGTTATTGACCCTAAAGATTATCAAAACTTAAGTAATGAACAAGCCGTTACCGATTACTTGCGGGTAGCGACTGATTTACTGAGTTTACCTAACAATAAAAAAGCTAAAGCTGCGCCCAAGCACCCGCCGCTGAACTTAGTTGAATGTTTGCCTAATGGCCGCCAAGAACTACGTAAGCAGTTAGATACTTTAGAAGACTGCATCTTAGTCAGCCACCGAAACTTTAGTGTGTATTGCGCCCCCTACCCACGCTTAGGGCCGATTATGGATGAGATAGCCTTGGCGCGCGAAGTCACCTTTAGAGCTGCTGGAGAGGGCACCGGGAAACACTTAGATAGTGACCAGTTTGACCCTCATTATTTACACTTATTTGTTTGGGATAACGACGCCCATTGCTTGGTGGGGGGCTATCGCTTGGGCCAAGCCAACGAAATTGTTGAGCAACATGGCATCAATGCTCTTTATAGCCGCTCACTATACGATTTTGACCAAGCCTATTTAAAACGCATGGGCGACTGTTTAGAAATGGGCCGCTCCTTTGTGGTGCCTAAATACCAGCGCCATCCTCGAGCGCTCGATTTGCTGTGGCAAGGCATTGGTCACTACGTGGCAGAAAACCCGCAATACCACACCTTATTTGGTTGTGTGAGTATTTCCCAAGAGCATTCCGAGCTGGCTCAAGCCTTTATCTCAGATTCGATGATTTCGGCGTTTCGCGCAGAGCAGCGCTACCTAAACGATGTTAAGCCGATTGTGCCTTTAAAGGTGAAAGGCAAAGTATGGTCGAGCAAGGTACTCGCATCGCTTAGCAATATTGCCATTCTGAATAAACTGGTAGGTCAATGTGAACCGGGTAAATCGATCCCCATATTGCTGCGCCACTACTTAGCGCTTAATGGCCGCTTTGTTTGTTTTTCGCTGAACAACAGTTTCAACCAATCGCTAGATGGACTCATTATTGTTGATTTAAGAAAAACCCCTGAGAAATATTTACGTCGTTACCTCGGTCAAACTGGTAGTGAACGCTTTTTAAATAAATGGAGAACCAATGAAGCAGCTGCGTGA